DNA sequence from the Chitinophaga flava genome:
CAGGAATAGATTTCAGATCTATATAGCTTGGGTAATCTTTCAAATAAGCGTAAAGTGCGTCACGACCTTCAAATCTTGCTGGCGTGCCTTCAGGCGCAAAAGGAAATTCAGCCACAACATCATCAGCACAAAGCGCTGACCAGCCTTCCATGTCTTTGGCCAAAAAAATGTCCAAACTCTTGCGGAGAAGTTGAGTAGCTGGTGCGTTTTTTAAGTTTGTATTGCTCATTTCTTTAAATTTTTCAATGTTATTTCTTTATTGATTCAACATTGTAAAATTGCATTGTATGCAGCTCATGCAATGATGAGAAATGATAAAAAAAAGCGTTGATAAATATCAACGCTTTTTATACAGAGAAAGATGTATAGTGAATAATTACTTCTTTGCTTGTTTTCTGATTCTGCTTAAAGTTTCCTTTGTGATACCCAAATAAGAAGCAATAATGTGTTGCGGAAACCGCTGTATAAATTGTGGATGGTTTTCGGCAAATTCTTCATAGTTTTTTTCAGCGGTATTACTAATGGTAGCGTTTAGCCTGCGTTGGTTAGCAATGGCATTTCTCTCATCCATTAATCGTATCATTTCAACCAGGGCGGGTATTTTTCCCATCAAATCCAACATTTCTGCTCTAGTGATAATGAGTAGCTCCGTATCTTCCCATGCATCAATATTATATTTAGAAGGGGTAAGCATAATAGAACTTTCACGGTCGGATGCCCAATAATTTTCAATATACAGATGTACGATATGTTCTACGCCTTTTTCATCTACGCTGTATTGCCGCATAGCACCTTTTACAATAAAACCAACGTATTTACATACAGCACCTTCCTGCAGAAAGTATTGTTTCTTTCTCAGTTTTTTAGGCTGAAAAGCGGCTTCAATCAAGGCTTCCTCTTCACGTTTAAGTGGTGATGAAATATACCGGTTGATATAAGCAAAAAGATTATTGTACATGGAGTATTGGGGATTAATTGAATCATACAAATATATAAAGAATAGCTCCCTCATCTACGCCCAACCTGCGGCGGTCCCGGATTTGATGATCAGTTAATATCTTTTCCTTCCTGGAGGGTCTTTACCATTTGCTCAAGCCGGTTTTTGTTAGGCAGATCAGGCGCCTGTGCGCGGGCTTTCAGGGCATAGCCCAGGGCTTTCTTATAATCGCCGAGTGCAGAATATCCACGGGCCATACCGGCGTTGGTAAGGAATTCGTTGGGGTATTTATCGTAGTCCATTTTAAAGATGTCAAATGCTTCTTTTCCTTTTTTGAGATGTGCAAGATTTCTGGCGTAGTAATACAGTTCATTGACATCACCGTAGGGCAGGGCTTTTTTCATGACAGCCATCGCTTCTTCTCTCCGGCCGAGACTATCGAGGATGGCGGCTTTGGTGCTCCAGGCCTGGAAGCTGTTGGTTCCACCAGTACTCACGCTGGTGGCGGTGTCAGCCCATAACAGGGCTTCTTCGAGGTTCGTATTGTTTTGTACACAGAAACTGGCCGCCGAATTCCATGTTTGCCAGATGAAGCCACTGCTGCCACGCAGCTCCTTACGGAAAGAGGTTATCTGCGTTTTTATCAGGTCAACGTCTATCCTGAAAGGAATGACCTGTTTTTCCCATTCCAATGCAACAGTAGCGCTGGTGGGTGTTTGATCAGTAAATTCATATTTGAGCCATTCCACACTTTTATCTGCGGCAACAGGTTTCACTTTTATGCGCAGGGCGTCTTCTTTAGGGTCGTAATAGAAGCTACCCCAGGAGCTGGCGTTTTTGGAGAAGATCAGGGTACTCTCATCCGGGTCATAGGCTACAAAGAAGCCGTAAGTTCCGGCGGGTAGTGGCTGCCCATTCACTTTCACATCAGTAGAGAACGAGATAGTGGTGTTTTCATTCGCACCGGCCCGCCAGGGTGCTGCCTTGGAAGACCCAAAGCCGAGATCAGCAAAACCTTTATGAACTACCTCCCCCCAGATATGACCTTCTCTGTTCTTAACGCCAGGCCGGCTATAATTAATGACCACCTGTGTAATACCAATACCTTCGCTGACGGAAGCTGTTTTATTACCGCCACTAGGTACACTGTTGAACTGGGCATGGGCTGCAACGGCCATCAAAAGGACCGTAAGAGTAATGACAGTTTTTTTCATTATACGAGATTTTGGTTAGAAAAAGAGACCTACAGGGCTTATGTATCTACGGGACCTAAAACCCGGAGATAGCTATTCAATAACGCTTATAAAAGTTAGCACTATTCATGCATACCTCCCTCTCAGACATTGTCTTTTTTTGACCATTCATCATAATAGCCACTGCATGAGGGGAACAGGCGGATATACTGCACCAGCCCTCATCAACGGATGTTTTTTTCCCAAATCAGCTTTTCCGTTTCCTGAAATTCAGCCACAGGCTCATTATCAGGCTTATCAGAAATACAATAAGTGTAACATAGTCTACCAGACGGGGATTGAAATTAATGCCGGTAAGTTTTAGCAACAGAAAATGAACATAAGAATCTGAATGGTCGTGGTATCCGAGATGCTCGCGTACCTTCCAGTGCCAGTCTGTACAGAAGCAATACCCCCAGCCATACCAGATCCCTAATACAAACCAGGAGAAGGCTGTCACTAAAAGGGTGACCAGGTTCCATTTTCGGGTTGCCCGGAACATCCAGCCTACTGTGTTAAATAACATCAGCAACGTGTGAAACAAAAAGAAAAAATAATTGAGGAACGGATACAGCATATCATAAAGAACGGTGTGTTTCCTAAGTTAGCTACTTTTGCAGTATATGCAAAGGGCTGGTTATCCTCCAAGCCCGCTTCTTAGCGCCAATTGTTTGCCATACTGTATGAGGTGGGATGCTTCTCTTATTTGCAGCTCATTCCAGTGAGGCAATGCGCTGTCAATATCATCTTTATGATAATACAAACTATCCGCCAGTGCGATAGCATCACGATAAGCTTTAGCAGTGCCGGAAGCGGTATGGGGCCTTACAACAAAAGCCGCATCGCCGAGCAACACAATACGTCCGCTATACATTTGGGGAACAGCCAGGTCTACAATTACCTGAACAAAGGGATTTTCGGTTTGAAGTACCCTGTCTCTGAGAATGGCAGGAAGTTCCTCGTTTGCAAGTTGATGAAGGTCGTTGATGGATTTGTTGCTCAGGAAAGCAGGAGGCACAGCATATAGTCTCTTTTTGCCGTCTTTATCTGTTAGGATTTCGTTTAATTGTTGTTCTGATTTATTAAGATACCAAACCCAATTGTATAAGCGTTGTCCTCTGTTTAATTCTCCTTTTGTACCTGGCACCAAGTAACAGAGCAAGTGAGAATGCTGGTAAGGATAGATGGAAAATTTATTCTCAAAAAAAGCAATTTCTTCATCGGTCATTTTACTTTCCGGTATCAACCCACGGTATGCAACATAACCTGCATAAGCAGGTACAGATTCCGGCAAAAAATGTGCTCTCGTTACAGAGCTGTATCCATCTGCACCAACAACCAGGTCGGCTGTTTTCTCAACACCGTTGGCAAAAGTTACCGTTACCTGATTGTCTTTTTCTTCTATCTTTTCCAATTGATGACCAAAGAAATACCGGTTCTCCGGAAAGTAATCCTTGAGTTGTTGCCAGATGTAATTCCAGGAGGTGAATGAAGTATCGTTTTTAAATGTGTAAGACGGATGCCCATTACTATTTAGCACCTGTCTTTCATATGCCGGAATACCAAAAATTTCTTTTGCGGCAATACGGTGTTCCTGCAAATAATCTATCATGTCCGGCTGAATAACTAATCCTGCACCTCTGTCCTGCATACGGCCTGCGGAGCGTTCATAAATTTCAACATCGTATCCCTTGCAATCAAGTGCAATGCCTGCGCTGAGTCCGCCGATGGAGCCTCCTATGATTATTATTTTCATACTTTTTTCGGGATTATAGATATTCATTCAATCACTTGTTTACCTAAACTATTCATGTACCTCAATGCTCAATAATCATTTCAAAATTTATATTTTTGATTCTATAGCTAAATATCAACCATTTCAGATAAAATAACAATTAATAATTATGCATTCTCCTATGGAAAAAGACGGTGCAGCGGTGGTGATATCGCACCAGGTTATGGAAGGAAAGTATCAGGAATATGAAGACTGGCTGAATGAAATAGGCCCGCTTTGCAGAAGTGCTGTTGGACATCTTGACTGGCATATTATCCGTCCGATTACCGGTCTTACCTATTTATACACCATCATCGTACGGTTTGATACAATAGACCATCTGAAACTTTGGATAGAATCTCCTGCCAGGAAACGCCTGATTGAAAAAATCCGTCCGGTCCTGGTGACAGATGACAATTATCATATAAAAACCGGGTTGGATTTTTTGTTCACACCGGAAAATGACAAAGTAAAACCACCTGTCCGGTGGAAACAGTTTCTTGTAACATGGTCGGCAATTTATCCTTTGACCACCATTATTCCGCTGATTTTAGTACCGGTATTAAGATTCCTGAAAGTACCCCACATACGATTCATTGATTCGTTTTTCGTTTCGGGCGTTATTGTGCTACTGATGGTTTATCTGGTAATGCCCCGTTATACCAAATGGATCAGGAAATGGCTTTATAAATAACTTATCAATATATTTTTACTACTTTAGTCCGACTAAGTAATTGGCTAACAATGGAGGATAAAATGCTTTTGCTTGCAATAGCGGAGGGTGACGAAACTGCATTTGTAAGACTATTTGAAAAACATAGGGCGAAAGTATATTTCGCTGCTCAAAAACTATTGAAATCAGACATCAACAGCAAAGATGTCTTGCAGGAAGTATTTACGACCATTTGGCTAAACCGGGAATCGCTCCATGAAATTGAAAACTTCAATGCCTACCTGCATACCATGGTGCGCAACAATATTTATAGTAGGTTAAGAAGAAAGAAAGCAGAAGTAAAAGTTATCAGAACGATTCATGAAAATAGCGCCGATGTAGATAGCAGCACGGAAGAATCCATTAAGTTGCACGACCTGCAGGCCAGCTTATCCCAGGCAGCCCGCTTATTAACCCCTCAGCAAAAACATGTGTACCATTTAAGCAGAACAGCAGGATTTAGTCATGATGAAATAGCTGCACAATTAAAGATCTCCAAAGAAACCGTAAAGAAACATATTATGGCTGCCAATAAAATTGTACAAACCTTTTTACGGGACCAAAGTTTCTTGCTGGTAATCTTCCTATGCGTTTGCGACTACACAAACAATTTTGGTGAATTTGATCCACATTCTCATGAAAGCCATGCTCTTTCGAATGAGACTAATATATTGACTTCAAATACGTTAGACGACACCATCGTTTTCTAAAAAAATATTTTTTGTTTATATACCCCTTTGCATAAATGCCGTGCGTCTAATATTTTTGGTGGCACTTATATCAGCGTTTATGCAGGACCGATTGCTGGAATTATTCCATAAATATGTGAATGATAGTTGTTCTGAGGAAGAACTATCGGAATTATTTGAATTATTTTCCCTTACCGGAAATGAAATAACGGTAAAAGAGCTGATTGCGCAAACCATTGAAGATATTGATCAATATCCGGTACAAATAAGTACATTTTTAAGTACCGCAGATGCCGAAAATATATTAAGAGAAATTCTTTCCAACACAGCCGACGTCACTACTGAAACCAATATACAACGCAGGGCATTATTTTCCAGATGGTGGCACTGGGCAGCGGCAGCAATGGTCGCGGCGCTTGTTGGCTTGTCAGGCTATTATTACGCTCACCATTCCGGTAACATGCCATTAGCCCGGATTACACCTTCTGATCTGAATACCACCAGTGGAAGTAACAAGGCTACCCTTACCCTCAGCAATGGCCAAACCATCGCATTGGATAGCGCCCAAAACGGATTGCTTGCCACGCAGGGACAAGGACGTGTTGTAAAAACTCAAACCGGTGAAATCATCTATAGTGCAGAAGAAAAGAAAGATGAAAAATTATTATATAACAACATCTCCACTCCTCGTGGTGGCCAATACTCCCTGCAACTATCAGATGGCAGTAAAGTATGGTTGAATGCTGCTTCTTCCATCAGATTCCCGGTAGCTTTCACTACCGGAGAACGAAAGGTATATATAACAGGAGAGGTATATTTTGAGGTGAAACACCTGATTGGCAATCACGATCAACCTGTATCGTTTATTGTTGAAGCAGATAATAATTCAGCAACCAATGCCGGCTACAGGGTGGAAGTTTTAGGAACCAAGTTTAATATTAACACCTACTCCAATGAACCGTTTGTAAGTACCACCTTACTGGAAGGAAAAGTAAGAGTACACGCGGATAAGACCCTACAATCCCAGGTGTTATTACCTGACCAGCAGGTAAATATAAACCGGAAAGGGGAAATGAACCTTAATAAAACGATAGATGTAAATGCCGTAGTAGCATGGAAAAACGGCTATACTCAATTTTCTTCTGTCCCCCTTTCTGCAGTTATGCGACAAATAGAAAGATGGTATGATGTAAATGTTCAGTTTGAAGATCATGTCACAGATATAAAATTCACCGGTAAATTAAAACGCAACGAGAATCTTTCTGAATTTCTAAAAATACTAGACCTGAATAATATCAAATATGAAATAAGTAATTCCACAATTATTATCAAAAATCAATAATAACTCCCCTGGTGGGACCAATCGAAAAGGGATCATTGAATTAACAAAAGCGCTTTTGAATTTAAGAGAGACCAAAATCTATCATTACTCAACCAAAAAAATATGATTTTTTTAAACCCTGTATTTGAGAGGATACAGTCATTTGCACGCCCTAACCTAACGCTATACAAGATGAAAACAATCATTGTTTTTCTGTTGGCTGTCAGTGTCCAGCTGAGTGCCAAATCGTATTCTCAGAACGTTACGCTGAAAGGAGAAAAATTGAATATTCCGCAAATATTTGCGGCTATTGAGCGACAGACTGAATACGTCTTCTTTTACAAGGATGATGTACTGAAGTCTACCACTCCTGTCACGGTAAATCTGAATAATGTTCCAGTATCCGATGCGCTGGCCACCTGCTTAAAAGGACAACCACTGAGCTACTCTATTGTAGGACATAACATCATCATATTAAAATCAGATTCACCTAATCGTAATTCCAGTGCTTCCGCTACCCAACAGTCATCGCTGCTTATCAAGGGTATTGTAACGGACGAAAAAGGAACACCATTAACGGGTGTAACAATCAGGATCAAAGGCACTCCACTTGGCACCAGTACAGACGCCAATGGTCGTTTTCAACTTTCTGTCCCTGCCAACAGTTCCAAAATTCTGGTGTTCAGCTATATCGGCACAGAAACAGTAGAAATACCTGTGTCGAACGAAGAGCCTGTTACTGTACATTTAAAGCCCAAGGCCAATTTTCAGCAGGAAGTGGTAGTCACCGCCTATGGCATCAAACGTCAGCCCAAAGAACTGGGATATGCTGCCACCACTATCAGCGGTAAAGAATTAAACCAGGCCGAAAACATCAATGCCACTTCCGGATTAATTGGTAAAGTATCCGGGCTTTCCATTCAAACACAAGACAACAACCTGGACCCCTCCTATAAAATCAACTTACGCGGCAACAGATCTATCACAGGAAATAACTCGGCTATTATTGTACTGGATGGAGCCGTTGTACTCCCCTATATCCTGAGCAATATCAATCCGAATGATATTGAAAGCGTAAACGTACTTAAAGGTAGTGCTGCGGCATCCTTGTATGGTGCCAGCGGTAGTAACGGCGCATTGGTTATTACTACTAAGAAACCGGTTGCTGGTAAAACAGAAATAAACTTTAAAACAAGTGTACAGTGGGAAAGTATTTCCAAACTGCCTAACCTGCAATATAGCTATGGTGGCTGGGGAGGAGAATCCAACTACGTAGATCCGGTAACCGGACAAACCATCAATGTTCCGTTCGAGAACCAGCAATTCGGACCTAAATACGATGGCAGTACAGTAGAGGTAGGAACACCGAAACGGATATTTTATAACGACGGTACCTATAAAGACACGGTAATAAAAACTACTTTCTCTCCGAAAAAAGGATCACGCACCGATTTTTTCCAAACAGGTATTACCAAACAGTATGATCTGTCACTGGGTACAGCTACGCAGAACTCATCGACTTATGTGGCCTACCAGCGAACAGACCGGTCAGATATCGTTCCGGGAAACAAGTTATCGAAGAACTTCTTTAAACTGAATGGAAACACTAAATACAATATCTTAAGTGTAGACTATGCTGTGGCCTATACCAATACCAATAAGGACGAAATCTGGAACAGAGGATCATTATATAGTCAAATCCTGAATTCTCCTGCATACATTGATTTAAACTGGTTTAAAAGCGGATTCTTTTCTTCTCCTGACAATTACTACAATGCCTGGAATGATAATCCCTGGTGGAACCTGTATAACTTCAGGGCAAAAACGACCGATAATAAACTGGTAGGGAATGTAGCAGCAAAACTTGCAATAACTGACAATATAGAAGCGAGTTATCGATTAGGTTACTCCTATAGTGCCCTAAATTTTAAAAACACAGGTAATGGTTGGAAATATTCCGACTACGAGCAAACCAACCCCTATAATATTCCGGGCGGTACCCAGGCCTCCAACAGAAAGGTGCTGTTGCCTACAACAAGTGGTGGATCAACCTTCGAATCACGCATAACAGGCGATTTATTATTGGCATTTAAAAAGCAGCTGTCAAAAAATATTAGCTCAAAACTGTTAGTAGGTCACTCTATCATAAAGGATAAATACAATGCTTCAGCCTTTGGAGCAAACACGCTCGCCTTTAATGATTTCTTTAACGTATCCAGTTATATTGGCCAGCAAAGTGCCGGCGAAAGCATGGCAGAGCAAAATCAGCAGGCAGCATTCGCTGATTTATCTTTCGGCATAAATAAATACCTGTTTTTACACGGCAGTTATCGTTTTGACTGGACTTCCATATTGACGGCTTCCAACAGAAGATTTTCCTATGGATCAGCGGATGCAGCATTTATTCTTTCTGATGCACTGCCGGAGTTATTTAATAATGATGTCCTGAATTTCGCAAAGGTAAGAGTCGCATACAGCCAGACAGGCCAGGTAAATCTAAGCACTATCAGTACTTATGGTGCTTATCTGACCACTCCTTCCTTCAACGTGGCATCTAACTATCCATTTAATAATAATGTGGGTTATAGCAAAAATCTATTGGCTCCCAACCCGCACCTGAAAGATGAGCGGACAACAGAAATAGAAGGAGGTATTGAACTTAGCTTCCTGAAAAACCGTATCAACTTTACAGGAACAGTTTTCCAGCAAAGAACAAAAAATCAAACGATCCCCACCCAGGTATCTCCTTCAACAGGCTTTTCTGCCATGCTGGTGAATGGTGGAGAAACCTCCAACTTCGGTGTTGAATCAGATATCAAATTAACACTCATTGATAACAGGTCTACCGGTTTAAGATGGGATGTGGGCGCCAACTTCACCTATATCAATAATAAAGTAATTAACTTACCTAATAACGGCGCTGATTTGTCGATGACAAATGACGCTTATGCAGTAGTAGGCCATGCTTTCCCGGCTTTAAAAGTAACGGATTTCTCCAGAGACCCTGCCACCGGAAAAGTTATCGTGGACGGTAACGGCTATCCTACACGGGCAGCGGCTTATAAGCTAATGGGGTCCATCTTTCAGCCATATCGCCTGGGCCTGACGACCTCCGTTTCCTACAAGAATTTCGGACTCACTATCGTAGCGGACTACAGAGGTGGCGGTGTATTGTTTAACCAGATTGGACAAACATTAGACTGGACCGGTGCTTCCGAACACTCTACCTATGGTGATCGCCAACGATTTGTATTCCCCAATTCCGTTTATGATGACGGAAGCGGACATTATGTAGATAACAAATCCAGACAAATTGCCAATGTGTACCAGTTCTGGCAGACATATAGCACCATGGGAACACCGTATGTTACCAGCAATGCTTTCTGGAAACTCAGAGAAGTCGTTTTGTCCTATACTTTACCAACATCCCTCTTCAGCGGATTTAAAACTATCAAAGGCGCTACTGTAGCGGTTACCGGAAGGAATCTATTTATGTGGAGACCATCAGAAAATATCTGGACCGATCCCGAATTTAATCTTGGTGGCGCCTATAACGCAGACGGTACTACGAACACATCACAAACGCCGCCTACAAGATTCATCGGTGGAAGCATTAGCGTCAGGTTTTAATTTTTTCAACAGGAAACTTTTACAAAATGAAAGTATTAACTAAATATTTACTCGTTCTGTTGTTGACAGCAGGAATGTCGGCTTGCTCCAAATCATACTTTGATATAAATGAAAATAATCCTAATAATCCCAACAACGTAGATATCGATCTGGTGCTGTCTCCACAGTTAAGAGACATTGCCTACCTGCAGAATATGGGATCAAACGACATGTCGTATTGGATGGGTTACTGGACTATCGGCGGCGGTTCCTTTGTGAACTCCTATGTATTCAATTATACTTTCGACAACAAATGGTTCCAGGGCATGTGGACCGGCTACTACAGCTATCTTGGAAACTTGCAGTACATAGACCAGCACGCCAACGGTAACAACTTTTACAGAGGTATTGTGAAAACAATGAATGTAGTTTGTTATCATAACCTGGTTGACCTGTTTGGAAATATTCCGTACTCACAGGCATTGCAGATCGATAAATACCCTACCCCTGTGTATGACGATGCTGCCACTATCTACAATGATTTATACCAGCAACTGGATAGTGCCAGAGACCTGATCAAGAACTGGACAGGAAATGTGCCCAAAGGGGATATTATGTACAATGGGAACAAGGCCAACTGGATTAAATTCATCAACACGCTCC
Encoded proteins:
- a CDS encoding RNA polymerase sigma factor, which produces MEDKMLLLAIAEGDETAFVRLFEKHRAKVYFAAQKLLKSDINSKDVLQEVFTTIWLNRESLHEIENFNAYLHTMVRNNIYSRLRRKKAEVKVIRTIHENSADVDSSTEESIKLHDLQASLSQAARLLTPQQKHVYHLSRTAGFSHDEIAAQLKISKETVKKHIMAANKIVQTFLRDQSFLLVIFLCVCDYTNNFGEFDPHSHESHALSNETNILTSNTLDDTIVF
- a CDS encoding Crp/Fnr family transcriptional regulator, translated to MYNNLFAYINRYISSPLKREEEALIEAAFQPKKLRKKQYFLQEGAVCKYVGFIVKGAMRQYSVDEKGVEHIVHLYIENYWASDRESSIMLTPSKYNIDAWEDTELLIITRAEMLDLMGKIPALVEMIRLMDERNAIANQRRLNATISNTAEKNYEEFAENHPQFIQRFPQHIIASYLGITKETLSRIRKQAKK
- a CDS encoding SusC/RagA family TonB-linked outer membrane protein, coding for MKTIIVFLLAVSVQLSAKSYSQNVTLKGEKLNIPQIFAAIERQTEYVFFYKDDVLKSTTPVTVNLNNVPVSDALATCLKGQPLSYSIVGHNIIILKSDSPNRNSSASATQQSSLLIKGIVTDEKGTPLTGVTIRIKGTPLGTSTDANGRFQLSVPANSSKILVFSYIGTETVEIPVSNEEPVTVHLKPKANFQQEVVVTAYGIKRQPKELGYAATTISGKELNQAENINATSGLIGKVSGLSIQTQDNNLDPSYKINLRGNRSITGNNSAIIVLDGAVVLPYILSNINPNDIESVNVLKGSAAASLYGASGSNGALVITTKKPVAGKTEINFKTSVQWESISKLPNLQYSYGGWGGESNYVDPVTGQTINVPFENQQFGPKYDGSTVEVGTPKRIFYNDGTYKDTVIKTTFSPKKGSRTDFFQTGITKQYDLSLGTATQNSSTYVAYQRTDRSDIVPGNKLSKNFFKLNGNTKYNILSVDYAVAYTNTNKDEIWNRGSLYSQILNSPAYIDLNWFKSGFFSSPDNYYNAWNDNPWWNLYNFRAKTTDNKLVGNVAAKLAITDNIEASYRLGYSYSALNFKNTGNGWKYSDYEQTNPYNIPGGTQASNRKVLLPTTSGGSTFESRITGDLLLAFKKQLSKNISSKLLVGHSIIKDKYNASAFGANTLAFNDFFNVSSYIGQQSAGESMAEQNQQAAFADLSFGINKYLFLHGSYRFDWTSILTASNRRFSYGSADAAFILSDALPELFNNDVLNFAKVRVAYSQTGQVNLSTISTYGAYLTTPSFNVASNYPFNNNVGYSKNLLAPNPHLKDERTTEIEGGIELSFLKNRINFTGTVFQQRTKNQTIPTQVSPSTGFSAMLVNGGETSNFGVESDIKLTLIDNRSTGLRWDVGANFTYINNKVINLPNNGADLSMTNDAYAVVGHAFPALKVTDFSRDPATGKVIVDGNGYPTRAAAYKLMGSIFQPYRLGLTTSVSYKNFGLTIVADYRGGGVLFNQIGQTLDWTGASEHSTYGDRQRFVFPNSVYDDGSGHYVDNKSRQIANVYQFWQTYSTMGTPYVTSNAFWKLREVVLSYTLPTSLFSGFKTIKGATVAVTGRNLFMWRPSENIWTDPEFNLGGAYNADGTTNTSQTPPTRFIGGSISVRF
- a CDS encoding FecR family protein, whose translation is MQDRLLELFHKYVNDSCSEEELSELFELFSLTGNEITVKELIAQTIEDIDQYPVQISTFLSTADAENILREILSNTADVTTETNIQRRALFSRWWHWAAAAMVAALVGLSGYYYAHHSGNMPLARITPSDLNTTSGSNKATLTLSNGQTIALDSAQNGLLATQGQGRVVKTQTGEIIYSAEEKKDEKLLYNNISTPRGGQYSLQLSDGSKVWLNAASSIRFPVAFTTGERKVYITGEVYFEVKHLIGNHDQPVSFIVEADNNSATNAGYRVEVLGTKFNINTYSNEPFVSTTLLEGKVRVHADKTLQSQVLLPDQQVNINRKGEMNLNKTIDVNAVVAWKNGYTQFSSVPLSAVMRQIERWYDVNVQFEDHVTDIKFTGKLKRNENLSEFLKILDLNNIKYEISNSTIIIKNQ
- a CDS encoding FAD binding domain-containing protein produces the protein MKIIIIGGSIGGLSAGIALDCKGYDVEIYERSAGRMQDRGAGLVIQPDMIDYLQEHRIAAKEIFGIPAYERQVLNSNGHPSYTFKNDTSFTSWNYIWQQLKDYFPENRYFFGHQLEKIEEKDNQVTVTFANGVEKTADLVVGADGYSSVTRAHFLPESVPAYAGYVAYRGLIPESKMTDEEIAFFENKFSIYPYQHSHLLCYLVPGTKGELNRGQRLYNWVWYLNKSEQQLNEILTDKDGKKRLYAVPPAFLSNKSINDLHQLANEELPAILRDRVLQTENPFVQVIVDLAVPQMYSGRIVLLGDAAFVVRPHTASGTAKAYRDAIALADSLYYHKDDIDSALPHWNELQIREASHLIQYGKQLALRSGLGG
- a CDS encoding DUF2784 family protein, yielding MLYPFLNYFFFLFHTLLMLFNTVGWMFRATRKWNLVTLLVTAFSWFVLGIWYGWGYCFCTDWHWKVREHLGYHDHSDSYVHFLLLKLTGINFNPRLVDYVTLIVFLISLIMSLWLNFRKRKS
- a CDS encoding DUF2911 domain-containing protein, which translates into the protein MKKTVITLTVLLMAVAAHAQFNSVPSGGNKTASVSEGIGITQVVINYSRPGVKNREGHIWGEVVHKGFADLGFGSSKAAPWRAGANENTTISFSTDVKVNGQPLPAGTYGFFVAYDPDESTLIFSKNASSWGSFYYDPKEDALRIKVKPVAADKSVEWLKYEFTDQTPTSATVALEWEKQVIPFRIDVDLIKTQITSFRKELRGSSGFIWQTWNSAASFCVQNNTNLEEALLWADTATSVSTGGTNSFQAWSTKAAILDSLGRREEAMAVMKKALPYGDVNELYYYARNLAHLKKGKEAFDIFKMDYDKYPNEFLTNAGMARGYSALGDYKKALGYALKARAQAPDLPNKNRLEQMVKTLQEGKDIN
- a CDS encoding antibiotic biosynthesis monooxygenase, whose amino-acid sequence is MHSPMEKDGAAVVISHQVMEGKYQEYEDWLNEIGPLCRSAVGHLDWHIIRPITGLTYLYTIIVRFDTIDHLKLWIESPARKRLIEKIRPVLVTDDNYHIKTGLDFLFTPENDKVKPPVRWKQFLVTWSAIYPLTTIIPLILVPVLRFLKVPHIRFIDSFFVSGVIVLLMVYLVMPRYTKWIRKWLYK
- a CDS encoding nuclear transport factor 2 family protein, producing the protein MSNTNLKNAPATQLLRKSLDIFLAKDMEGWSALCADDVVAEFPFAPEGTPARFEGRDALYAYLKDYPSYIDLKSIPALKIYPTDDENVAIAEWSVSGVVTGNGNPYEMSYATFVTFRDGLIVNYREYWNPQAFMKAMNGGRFATER